In the Paramisgurnus dabryanus chromosome 5, PD_genome_1.1, whole genome shotgun sequence genome, one interval contains:
- the thbs4a gene encoding thrombospondin-4a: MGVWTRIVLSLQFIVLLSVTVKAQGIVYDLLVSPDCLPDLLQGGIKAKNMDNAFILATLQMQNKAPTRLFRIFNSLDNTDYFDFTVQGKLNKVILKYLKSNGKQGTNNFSKVHLADGRKHYIMLHFSGLQQGNPTTTLYVDCSLVERVNDVPVAFKSLPPGSKRVTLKTLQTSSQDKLLDLKLVLDESIDNVVELQDCNPEGSQAEQNIYKANKELQRETLQLLGSTSKLEAGPMFELMRMIQELKEKVDKQTKEMADLKKTILVCVPCNGLDGTGKPHDNSSRCGPGVCFEPSMCTETVDGVECAPCPEGYTGDGIQCDDVDECQFNPCFSGVRCINTVPGFRCEKCPLGFIGPEIQGVGIQYVQSNKQMCNDMDECQVDNGGCTPNSYCHNTVGAFHCGNCMSGYTGDQTSGCTKIGPSHVHAGPDRLCGNGQPNPCDINAECVVERDGSISCVCGIGYAGNGYVCGKDTDIDAYPDNKLQCRDANCGKDNCVFVPNSGQEDADRDGKGDACDDDADSDGIINNQDNCWLTPNIDQKNNDKDLHGDACDNCKYVENPDQLDTDKDGLGDACDDDIDGDGLKNILDNCQKVPNPDQKDTDNDGVGDACDSCPEVANPNQSDVDDDLVGDTCDTNIDSDGDGTQNSKDNCPNIINSSQLDTDKDGLGDECDDDDDNDGIVDDQDNCRLVVNQDQKDTNNDGVGDACTGDFDKDHVIDTIDTCPENAEVTLTDFRAYQTVVLDPEGEAQIDPNWVVLNQGMEIVQTMNSDPGLAVGYTAFSGVDFEGTFHVNTLTDDDYAGFIFGYQDSSSFYVVMWKQTEQTYWQAVPFRAVAEPGIQLKAVKSKTGPGEFLRNSLWHTGDTTNQVRLLWKDPRNVGWKDKVSYRWNLKHRPQEGYMRVKFYEGTDLVADSGVVIDTSMRGGRLGVFCFSQENIIWSNLRYRCNDTIPEDYTEYRAKQLTN, encoded by the exons ATGGGtgtttggacaagaattgtgttGAGTTTACAGTTTATTGTATTGCTTTCGGTCACAGTGAAAGCACAGGGAATTG TGTATGATCTCCTGGTATCACCGGATTGCCTACCTGATCTTCTGCAGGGAGGAATAAAAGCAAAAAACATGGACAACGCTTTCATCCTGGCAACCCTTCAGATGCAGAACAAAGCTCCAACGCGACTCTTTCGTATTTTCAACTCTCTCGATAACACCGACTATTTTGATTTCACAGTACAGGGGAAACTTAACAAAG tcattttaaaatatttgaagaGCAATGGAAAACAAGGGACAAACAACTTTTCCAAAGTGCATCTGGCAGACGGTCGCAAGCATTACATAATGCTTCACTTTAGCGGACTACAGCAGGGAAACCCGACTACTACGCTTTACGTGGACTGCAGTCTAGTGGAGAGAGTCAATGATGTACCTGTAGCCTTCAAATCTTTGCCTCCAGGATCCAAACGTGTGACGCTGAAGACCCTTCAAACCTCATCCCAG GATAAACTGTTGGACCTAAAACTTGTGCTGGATGAGTCTATTGATAATGTTGTGGAGCTTCAGGACTGCAATCCAGAAGGTTCACAGGCTGAGCAGAACATTTACAAAGCCAACAAAGAACTACAGCGAGAAACACTGCAGCTGCTGG GATCGACCTCGAAATTGGAAGCTGGTCCGATGTTTGAGCTCATGCGGATGATCCAGGAGCTGAAAGAGAAAGTTGACAAGCAG ACCAAGGAGATGGCTGACCTGAAGAAGACTATCTTGGTGTGTGTTCCATGTAACG GCCTGGATGGAACAGGAAAACCACACGATAATAGTTCAAGGTGTGGACCGGGGGTCTGTTTTGAACCGAGCATGTGTACAGAAACAGTGGATGGAGTGGAGTGTGCACCCTGTCCTGAAGGTTACACCGGAGATGGGATTCAGTGTGATGATGTTGATGAG TGTCAGTTTAACCCGTGCTTCTCTGGTGTGCGCTGTATCAACACTGTGCCGGGGTTCAGATGTGAGAAGTGTCCGCTGGGTTTCATCGGTCCAGAGATCCAGGGTGTTGGCATTCAGTATGTTCAGTCCAACAAACAA ATGTGTAATGACATGGATGAGTGCCAGGTGGATAACGGTGGTTGCACACCCAACTCATACTGCCATAACACTGTG GGTGCCTTCCACTGTGGAAATTGCATGTCTGGATATACGGGAGATCAGACGAGCGGCTGCACGAAGATCGGACCCAGTCATGTTCATGCTGGTCCTGATAGGCTATGTGGAAACGGCCAGCCGAATCCTTGTGACATCAATGCAGAATGTGTTGTGGAGAGAGACGGCAGCATTTCTTGTGTG TGCGGCATTGGCTATGCTGGAAACGGTTACGTCTGTGGCAAGGACACAGATATTGATGCCTATCCAGACAACAAACTTCAGTGCAGAGATGCAAATTGCGGAAAG GATAACTGCGTATTTGTTCCCAATTCGGGCCAAGAAGATGCAGACAGAGATGGGAAAGGAGACGCTTGTGATGACGATGCAGACAGTGATGGGATCATCAATAATCAG GACAACTGCTGGCTGACACCCAACATAGACCAGAAAAACAATGACAAAGACCTGCACGGTGATGCTTGTGATAACTGCAAATACGTAGAGAATCCAGACCAGCTCGACACAGATAAGGACGGACTGGGAGACGCCTGTGATGATGACATAGATGGAGATG GTCTGAAAAACATTCTGGATAACTGTCAGAAAGTTCCAAACCCTGACCAGAAGGACACTGATAATGATGGTGTTGGTGATGCATGCGACAGCTGTCCTGAGGTTGCAAACCCCAACCAG TCTGATGTTGACGATGATCTTGTGGGTGACACGTGCGACACAAACATCGACAG CGATGGAGACGGAACTCAGAACAGCAAAGACAATTGTCCCAACATCATCAACAGCTCTCAGCTGGACACAGATAAGGACGGACTCGGGGACGAGTGCGATGATGACGACGACAATGACGGCATTGTAGATGATCAAGATAACTGCAGACTGGTGGTTAACCAAGACCAGAAGGATACAAACA ATGATGGTGTGGGTGATGCCTGCACTGGAGACTTCGACAAAGATCATGTTATCGACACGATCGACACGTGCCCTGAGAATGCAGAGGTTACTCTTACAGACTTCAGAGCCTATCAGACTGTGGTTCTGGATCCAGAGGGCGAAGCTCAGATTGACCCCAACTGGGTCGTTCTGAATCAGGGTATGGAGATTGTCCAGACCATGAACAGTGACCCAGGATTAGCTGTAG GATACACGGCATTCAGTGGTGTGGATTTTGAGGGCACCTTCCATGTGAACACGTTGACTGATGACGACTATGCAGGCTTCATCTTCGGTTATCAGGATTCTTCCAGTTTCTATGTGGTGATGTGGAAGCAGACAGAGCAGACGTACTGGCAGGCTGTGCCATTCAGAGCTGTGGCCGAGCCTGGCATTCAGCTGAAG GCTGTAAAATCTAAAACGGGTCCTGGGGAGTTTCTGAGGAATTCTCTTTGGCACACCGGAGATACGACCAACCAGGTGCGCTTGCTATGGAAAGATCCCCGTAACGTGGGCTGGAAGGACAAGGTGTCCTACCGCTGGAACCTGAAACACAGGCCTCAAGAGGGATATATGAG AGTGAAGTTCTATGAAGGTACAGATTTGGTGGCGGACTCTGGAGTTGTTATCGACACCAGCATGAGAGGAGGACGTCTGGGGGTTTTCTGTTTTTCACAGGAGAACATCATCTGGTCCAACCTGAGATATCGTTGTAACG ACACAATCCCTGAAGACTACACTGAGTACAGAGCCAAGCAGTTAACAAATTAG